A genomic window from Silene latifolia isolate original U9 population chromosome Y, ASM4854445v1, whole genome shotgun sequence includes:
- the LOC141630633 gene encoding uncharacterized protein LOC141630633, with protein sequence MEPIAEEEDLVEMLQFTSEDIKPEVEFWKSSVFCYVLGANPPWNHIKDYVYNVWKKGKVKVVPIWIRLVGIPLKFWGKCLPKIAGLVGNFVQLDGPTVDKIQLSYARVLVELKMDQSLLDQVKFLDESGKVVTITVAYEWKPITCTSCNGIGHISKQCRKPVPKKGRKQIQRIVPKPQNPPKQVWRPVQKPQTVIQSPSIFPPEAFPLLDQVRMTLLVKSTPAKQFMRINRQGGLDGIRLFGKFSPYTFADALISNATPGGGVVESGKDPPEPNTNSYVELWDFLKQVANQCSDPRIWLGDFNSVLSPIERLGGHTTEIEMEQFQECASLCCLEDILPTGALYTWSNKQEASERVYSRLDRAMGNLEWMAMFGDYIAHFHPKGLFDHCPCTVVNRRADLGGKRSFKYFNMWGKAADFKSSVLSVWRGVYTSTKMFGVIKKLKPLKPVLKKLNHTYFSDIENTTAMVGLALENIQKALVDNPGDLNLIQQELDLASDLKELTVARDSFLSQKAKIQWSIEGDLNTAFLHHAIKKRIMMNMVFHIENKDGRLCTEGSDI encoded by the exons ATGGAGCCTATAGCAGAGGAAGAAGACTTGGTAGAGATGCTTCAATTTACGTCGGAGGACATCAAACCCGAGGTAGAATTTTGGAAAAGCTCTGTCTTTTGTTATGTATTAGGTGCTAATCCACCATGGAATCATATAAAGGACTATGTTTACAATGTTTGGA AGAAAGGCAAAGTTAAAGTGGTACCTATTTGGATTCGTCTAGTTGGTATCCCTCTGAAATTCTGGGGAAAATGTTTGCCTAAGATAGCTGGTCTGGTGGGGAACTTTGTTCAACTGGATGGGCCAACTGTGGACAAAATCCAGTTGAGTTATGCTAGGGTTTTGGTCGAGTTGAAAATGGATCAGAGTTTGCTTGACCAGGTCAAGTTTTTGGATGAGTCTGGAAAAGTTGTTACTATTACTGTGGCCTATGAATGGAAACCTATTACTTGTACCAGTTGTAATGGTATAGGCCATATTTCTAAGCAGTGCAGGAAGCCAGTTCCTAAAAAAGGGAGGAAACAGATCCAAAGGATTGTTCCTAAACCACAAAATCCTCCAAAACAAGTTTGGAGACCAGTGCAAAAGCCTCAGACTGTTATTCAGTCTCCATCTATTTTTCCACCTGAGGCTTTCCCTCTCTTGGACCAGGTTAGAATGACTCTTCTAGTTAAATCTACACCTGCCAAGCAGTTTATGAGGATAAATAGACAAGGGGGATTGGATGGCATTAGACTGTTTGGGAAATTCAGTCCTTATACTTTTGCTGATGCATTGATAAGTAATGCTACTCCTGGAGGGGGAGTGGTTGAGAGTGGAAAGGACCCTCCAGAGCCTAATACTAATTCATA TGTAGAGCTGTGGGATTTTCTTAAACAGGTGGCTAATCAATGCTCTGATCCTCGGATCTGGCTAGGAGATTTTAACAGTGTTCTTTCACCTATTGAAAGACTTGGTGGTCATACTACTGAGATTGAAATGGAACAGTTTCAAGAATGTGCCTCATTATGTTGTCTGGAAGATATTTTACCTACTGGGGCTCTCTATACTTGGTCTAATAAACAAGAGGCTTCTGAGAGAGTTTATAGCAGATTGGATAGGGCTATGGGCAATCTTGAGTGGATGGCTATGTTTGGTGACTACATTGCTCATTTCCATCCTAAGGGACTATTTGATCACTGCCCATGTACTGTGGTGAATAGGAGAGCTGACTTAGGAGGGAAAAGAAGCtttaaatacttcaatatgtggggcaAAGCTGCAGATTTCAAGTCTAGTGTGCTTAGTGTCTGGAGGGGTGTGTATACTAGCACTAAGATGTTTGGAGTGATCAAGAAATTAAAACCTCTCAAACCAGTTCTCAAAAAGTTGAACCATACTTATTTCTCTGATATAGAAAACACTACTGCCATGGTTGGTCTGGCTCTAGAAAATATTCAGAAAGCTCTAGTTGACAATCCAGGGGATCTGAACCTTATTCAACAGGAGCTGGACTTAGCAAGTGATCTTAAGGAGCTTACTGTGGCTAGAGATAGTTTCTTATCTCAAAAAGCTAAAATCCAATGGTCTATTGAGGGGGATCTAAATACTGCCTTTCTCCATCATGCTATTAAAAAGAGGATTATGATGAATATGGTTTTTCATATTGAAAATAAAGATGGGAGACTTTGTACTGAGGGATCTGATATCTAG